GACCATACTACCCTGGTTGCTGCAGTTAAAGCGGCAGATTTAGTAAGTACTTTAGAAGGAAAAGGGCCATTCACCGTTTTTGCTCCAACGAATGCTGCTTTTAACAAACTTCCAAAAGGTACAGTAGAAACATTACTGAAACCAGAAAACAAAAAAATGCTTCAGTCTGTACTTACCTATCACGTTGTTGCAGGTAAAATGGACAGTAAAGCGATTGCTGCTGCAATCAAAGCCGGAAATGGTAAAGCAGTACTTACGACTGTAAGTGGTGGTAAACTGACCGCTATGATGGATGGAAAAAAATTAGTACTTACTGATGAGAAAGGCAATAAATCAACTGTAACTATTGCAGACGTATACCAGTCTAATGGTGTAATACA
The Flavobacterium kingsejongi genome window above contains:
- a CDS encoding fasciclin domain-containing protein yields the protein MKTKNLVSAALLALTVFCGTSAFAQKEKTVMVGGAAMYPSKNIIENAVNSKDHTTLVAAVKAADLVSTLEGKGPFTVFAPTNAAFNKLPKGTVETLLKPENKKMLQSVLTYHVVAGKMDSKAIAAAIKAGNGKAVLTTVSGGKLTAMMDGKKLVLTDEKGNKSTVTIADVYQSNGVIHVVDTVLMQK